The genomic interval GAGTGAAGGCGCGCGAAGCCTGTTTATACGTGACCTTAACGGAATCGCGAGCCGATTTAGAGGATGCGTGTGCGTCGCACGGCTGGACCATCGAAGGTCTCCAGATTTGCGATTTCACCGAGAATGCGGCGCAGTTTGTGGGGGAAAGTCGCGCGTCCGTTTTTCACCCATCAGAAACGGAACTCGGAGAGACGACGAAGGCGATTCTGGCGGAAGTCGAGCGGCTTAAGCCCCAACATGTTGTCTTCGATGGGCTCGCCGAACTGCGTCTTCTGTCGGGTGACTCGCTCCGTTATCGTCGCCAACTCTTGGCACTCAAGCAGTTCTTCAAGCAGAAAAAGATTACGGTATTGCTTCTCGACGACAGGTCTTCTGGATTTGACGATATTCAGCCAGAAAGCTTAGTTGGCGCGAATATCGTAATGGAGCGTTTCCTTCCGGAATACGGCAAAGCTCGACGACGGTTATTCGTCACCAAAGTCCGTGGAGCGAATTTCCGTGAGGGGTACAACGACTACGAAATCATTGACGGGGGCGTGATTGTACATCCTCGTCTCGTGGCCGCAGAGCATCATGAGCGATTCGAGCGATCATCGTATGAGAGCGGTGTCGACGCGCTCGATGAGATGCTTGGGGGAGGTCTCACCACGGGAACGACTACGCTCCTGCTAGGTCCCGCCGGGGTCGGGAAATCGACCGTGGCCATGCAGTATGTCGCAACCGCTCTCAGGAAGGGCGAACCCGCAGCGGTTTATACATTTGACGAAGTCATCGACACGCTTTTCGACCGGTCTGAAAAGCTTTGTCGCGATCTGCCGGGCGGACCTCGCAAGTACCAGGCCGATGGTCTGCTTCGCGCCAAACAGATTGACGCGGCGGAATTGACCGCCGGCGCATTCGCGTATGAGGTTCGCATGGCTGTCGAAGCGGGAACTCGACTGATCGTAATTGACAGCCTGAATGGCTACATGAATGCAATGCCAGAAGAGCGATTCTTAATCACTCACCTGCACGAGCTCTTCGCTTACCTCAATCAAAAGGGCGTGATCACCATTATGGTGGTTGCTCAGCATGGATTAATGGTTGGGGGAATGAGTGAGATCGATGTCAGTTACCTCGCGGATACGGTTCTTCTATTTCGATACTTCGAAGCCCTTGGTGAGATTCGTCAAGCTGTGAGCGTCTTTAAGAAGCGGACAGGAATGCATCAGCGCACGGTCAGAGAATTGCGAATCACCGAAGTGGGTGTCTCAGTGGGACACCCATTAGTGGGATTCCGAGGAATTATGACCGGGACACCCGAGTACATTGGGGAGACCAGACTAATCGGTGAAAATGGTATCGCCGCCAAGGAGACGTGTAGCGGATGACAATACCCGCATTGGCAATTGAGGCCCGAGTGCTCCTCCTGATGCCAACATCGCAGGACGCGGCGCGGACGTGCGACCTTCTCCGAGAATCTGGACTTGATGGCTTCGAGTGCACCGACATTCATTCCGTCTGCCGCGAGCTTGCGGCAGGGGCCGGAGCCATCTTGCTGACTGATGAGACGATTGCTGAAGATGGGGCAGAACTATTGACAAGTGCCCTGGAGAATCAACCCTCTTGGTCCGACGTCCCTTTGATTGTCCTGAGTCGCGAGGGAGCAAGTCGGAGCAAACTCTCGTTTCGAGAGCCAGTGAATGTGACTCTGATCGAGCGTCCGGTGCGGATGCATACACTGATCAGCGTCATCAAATCGGCCTTGCGCGCGAGGAATCGCCAGTACGAGGTGCGGGATAATCTCATCGAACGTCAAGTCGCGGCAGAGTCAGCCGCTGCGGAGAGAGAGAGACTCCGAATCACTCTCGCCAGTATTGGCGATGCTGTCATTAGCACTGACGCAGATGGGAAGGTGACGTTCCTGAATGGCGTGGCCCAGAGATTGACGGGGTGGTCTCAGACCGAGGCCAATGGTCGCCATTTGTCGGAAATCTTTCGGATCGTCAACGAACATACTCGCCAATTGGTCGAGAATCCCGCCTTACGGGCATTGCAAAAGGGTGTGATCGTCGGACTCGCAAATCATACGATTTTGATCTCCCGGGACGGGGCAGAGCGTCCGATTGATGATAGCGCTGCTCCTATCAGAGACGGCTCGGGCAATCAGGTTGGTGCCGTATTAGTCTTTCGCGACGTGACCGAGCGAAAGCGTTCAGAAGAAGCCCAAGCTCGACTGGCGGCGATCGTCGAATCGTCTGATGACGCCATTATCAGCAAGTCTCTGGATGGAGTGATTCGTACGTGGAATGCCGGGGCCGAGCGACTGTTCGGCTATTCCTCGACCGAGGCGATCGGCCAGCCGATTACCTTGATCCTGCCTCCTGAACGTCTTGTCGAGGAGCGTGAGATTCTGAACCGGCTTCGGCGCGGCGAGCGGGTCGATCACTTCGAGACGGTTCGGTTGGCGAAAGGGGGCCGCACACTCAATGTCTCGTTAACCATTTCCCCGATTCGGGACGCCGGAGGGCGTGTGGTCGGAGCATCAAAAGTGGCGCGTGACATCACCTCCAGAACTCAAATCGAAGCGGACCTCCGACGGAGTGAAGAACGATACCGCACATTGTTTGATTTTATGGGGCAGGCATTCTGTGTGATTGAAATGCTCTATGATGATTGCGATCAGCCCGTTGACTACCGATTCTTGGAAGTGAATCCTGCGTTTGAAGTCCACACTGGCCTGAAAGATGCCGTGGGGCGAACAATGCGCGAACTCGTCCCAGATCACGATGCGCATTGGTTTGAGATCTACGATCGAGTCGCATCGACTGGTCGCTCGGTGCGATTTGTGAGCGAAGCAAAGGCGCTCGGACGCTGGTACGACGTGTCCGCCTATCGCCCCGGTGGCCCAAACAGTCGTCGGGTCGCAGTCCTGTTTACGGACATCACAGAGCGAAAGCGAGCCGAAGATTCGCTGCGCGATGCAGATCGAAGAAAAGACGAGTTCATCGCTTTGCTGGCGCACGAACTACGAAATCCTCTCGCCCCAATCAGAAACGGCCTGCAAGTTTTGCAGCTCGGAGCGAATAACGTGACCGCCATTGATCAGGCCCGCTCGATGATGGAGCGACAGCTTGGGCATATGGTTCGTCTGATCGATGATTTGCTCGACGTCTCGCGAATTGGCCGCAACAAGATGGAGCTTCGCAGATCACGGGTGTCGGTTGCCGACATCCTGGACAGCGCGCTCGAGACCGCGCGGCCGCTCATTGATGCTGGAGGACATGGGCTGATGGTCTCGCTCTCACCTGAGCCAATCTTTCTCGACGCCGATCTGACGCGACTGGCTCAAGTCTTCGGCAATTTGTTAAGCAATAGTGCAAAATACACTCCCCACGGTGGCGATATCTGGATCAGCGCCGAGCGACGTGGGAATGAGGCCGTTATTTCTGTACGCGATGACGGAATTGGAATTCCGAATGAGTCCTTGGATTCCATTTTTGACATGTTCTCACAAGTCGACCGCAGCATTGAGAGGAGCACTGGGGGACTTGGTATTGGCTTGGCACTGGTAAAGGGTTTGGTGGAAATGCACGGTGGGAGCGTCTCGGCGGAGTCTCCAGGTTCAGGACGCGGAAGTACATTTACGGTTCGGCTTCCTGCGCTGGAACATCAAAACGGCCATGATCTGCGGCATACGCACTGCGCAGAACCTCCAAAGTGCGACGTTGGGCGGCGATTTCTCGTCGTTGACGACAACCGGGATTCTGCGACTTCGATGGCCATGATGTTAAAGCTCGTTGGCAATGACGTACGAACCGCGAACGATGGCCTTGAGGCTGTGGAGGCCAGCGAGCAGTTCCGCCCACAGGTCATCCTGATGGATGTCGGCATGCCGAAGTTGAATGGTTATGAGGCGACGCGGCGAATCCGCGAGGAGCGATGGGGTAAATCCATTGTGATCATCGCCCTTACGGGCTGGGGGCAGGAAGGTGATCGAGCTCAATCCAGGGACGCGGGATGCAACGGTCATCTCGTGAAGCCGGTCAGCTTCTCGGATTTGGAGGACTTGCTATCGAAGTTGACGGACGGACCTGCCGGCTTGAAATGACGACGTGATCGCTCGTCGGGAAGGGAAGGAGCCCGTCCAGATTGGTACGGGCTCGTAATCAAATGATCAATCTGTGATTGCGGTCAATGACTGCAGCCGCAACTTGCCGCGTCAGGCTTCCAGCTCTCTTCAGTTTCCTTCGAATTCTTCGTCAGATGGACATGACGATCGACCCGCTCCACCCAGGCAACGGGCACAAAGTGATGTTGTCCGTCAGGACTGTCTTTTTTGGTCAGTTTAATCGCGCTCCCTTCGAGGTGGTCGACAACACCCACCTTTTTGCCGCACGACGCGATCACGTCCATATGATCTTTAATACCAGCCAAACCCGCATCTGTACCCTCTGCTGGCCCGCCCAATCCGGTCTTCGTTTTCACAAAGTCAACGGCGTTCTCAGCTCCTTTCGCGATATTGTCGCCTGCCTTCTTGGCCGCATCGACCACCGCGTGACTCGCCTCGACAATTTTATCCTTAACTGTATTTGCCATTTTGAATTCCTGCCTTTTGAATTGAAGTGCGAATACTGTTTGCGATTTTTACGTGTGCATCGCACTCCCACTTTCAGGCAAACCCCATACCGGTCATGCGTAGATCCCTACGGCGATCAAAAGTTTGCTCACTACGCATTCTCTTGAAGCAAGAATCCGGTGTTTTGATTGGCTGGATCGCGGAAATTCCGCAACCGCCTTCGGCAAATGATCATCGTCTACGTACTTCACGACGGCACTTAACCTTGCAGCCAGAAGACTGATCGATCGAGCCGCCGTCTGTCGGGGGACGCTACGCGGCTGGGCCGACGCAACTTTGGCCGGTTGAGCGTCACCGTGACCCCCTATCTGCCAACGCGACTCGATACGTCGCTCCACCGCTCAACGGTCGAATCCTATGGGCTCCAGATGAATTGACTCAAGACTGGTCGGCTTCACCTGCATGTCAGCGAGAACATTTCGGCAATTGATCTGAGGTGAGAATTCTTCCAGAATCACAAGCTAGAATGACCGCATCAAATTGGCCAGAATGCGTACAAACATGGCGAACATCTGAGGGCTTCACGATGCGATATTGGTTACGACTGTTGGTTGTCTGCGGATTCGTCATCACCAGGACAGTCCACGCCGTGGAGCCGGTCGCAGTTCAATATGGCAAGGACTCGAAGCAATCCCTCAATGTTTACCGGCCTGCGG from Schlesneria paludicola DSM 18645 carries:
- a CDS encoding ATPase domain-containing protein; this translates as MSSSGSTKRAYIPSGVPGLDQVLHGGFLREGFYLLQADPGSGKTTVALQFVLGRVKAREACLYVTLTESRADLEDACASHGWTIEGLQICDFTENAAQFVGESRASVFHPSETELGETTKAILAEVERLKPQHVVFDGLAELRLLSGDSLRYRRQLLALKQFFKQKKITVLLLDDRSSGFDDIQPESLVGANIVMERFLPEYGKARRRLFVTKVRGANFREGYNDYEIIDGGVIVHPRLVAAEHHERFERSSYESGVDALDEMLGGGLTTGTTTLLLGPAGVGKSTVAMQYVATALRKGEPAAVYTFDEVIDTLFDRSEKLCRDLPGGPRKYQADGLLRAKQIDAAELTAGAFAYEVRMAVEAGTRLIVIDSLNGYMNAMPEERFLITHLHELFAYLNQKGVITIMVVAQHGLMVGGMSEIDVSYLADTVLLFRYFEALGEIRQAVSVFKKRTGMHQRTVRELRITEVGVSVGHPLVGFRGIMTGTPEYIGETRLIGENGIAAKETCSG
- a CDS encoding hybrid sensor histidine kinase/response regulator, which gives rise to MTIPALAIEARVLLLMPTSQDAARTCDLLRESGLDGFECTDIHSVCRELAAGAGAILLTDETIAEDGAELLTSALENQPSWSDVPLIVLSREGASRSKLSFREPVNVTLIERPVRMHTLISVIKSALRARNRQYEVRDNLIERQVAAESAAAERERLRITLASIGDAVISTDADGKVTFLNGVAQRLTGWSQTEANGRHLSEIFRIVNEHTRQLVENPALRALQKGVIVGLANHTILISRDGAERPIDDSAAPIRDGSGNQVGAVLVFRDVTERKRSEEAQARLAAIVESSDDAIISKSLDGVIRTWNAGAERLFGYSSTEAIGQPITLILPPERLVEEREILNRLRRGERVDHFETVRLAKGGRTLNVSLTISPIRDAGGRVVGASKVARDITSRTQIEADLRRSEERYRTLFDFMGQAFCVIEMLYDDCDQPVDYRFLEVNPAFEVHTGLKDAVGRTMRELVPDHDAHWFEIYDRVASTGRSVRFVSEAKALGRWYDVSAYRPGGPNSRRVAVLFTDITERKRAEDSLRDADRRKDEFIALLAHELRNPLAPIRNGLQVLQLGANNVTAIDQARSMMERQLGHMVRLIDDLLDVSRIGRNKMELRRSRVSVADILDSALETARPLIDAGGHGLMVSLSPEPIFLDADLTRLAQVFGNLLSNSAKYTPHGGDIWISAERRGNEAVISVRDDGIGIPNESLDSIFDMFSQVDRSIERSTGGLGIGLALVKGLVEMHGGSVSAESPGSGRGSTFTVRLPALEHQNGHDLRHTHCAEPPKCDVGRRFLVVDDNRDSATSMAMMLKLVGNDVRTANDGLEAVEASEQFRPQVILMDVGMPKLNGYEATRRIREERWGKSIVIIALTGWGQEGDRAQSRDAGCNGHLVKPVSFSDLEDLLSKLTDGPAGLK
- a CDS encoding DUF2171 domain-containing protein; amino-acid sequence: MVDAAKKAGDNIAKGAENAVDFVKTKTGLGGPAEGTDAGLAGIKDHMDVIASCGKKVGVVDHLEGSAIKLTKKDSPDGQHHFVPVAWVERVDRHVHLTKNSKETEESWKPDAASCGCSH